From one Leptospiraceae bacterium genomic stretch:
- the grpE gene encoding nucleotide exchange factor GrpE produces MSAEENVATQENETMENTIKTESTGEERPVDAETDKSSVSATQEELEKAKLEIASLKDSWLRERAEFQNYKRRTAAEYAVIKREAVKNFIIKLLNPMDNLERVGTGVNATEEMKPFIDGVGMILREMNGILEKENVMKVSPVGQAFDPTTMEAIASEESDDVKEETVTEVYQAGYVFTENNESFALRPARVKVARPKF; encoded by the coding sequence ATGTCTGCAGAAGAAAACGTTGCAACACAAGAAAACGAAACAATGGAAAATACTATAAAAACTGAATCTACTGGAGAAGAAAGACCGGTAGATGCAGAAACGGACAAATCAAGCGTATCCGCAACTCAGGAAGAATTGGAAAAAGCAAAGTTAGAAATTGCTTCCCTTAAAGACTCCTGGCTAAGAGAGCGCGCAGAATTTCAGAATTATAAAAGGCGAACAGCAGCAGAGTATGCTGTAATCAAAAGAGAAGCGGTGAAAAATTTTATCATCAAACTCTTAAACCCAATGGATAATCTGGAAAGAGTTGGAACTGGAGTAAATGCAACAGAAGAAATGAAACCTTTTATTGATGGTGTAGGAATGATTCTACGCGAAATGAATGGCATTTTGGAAAAAGAAAATGTGATGAAAGTAAGCCCTGTAGGACAAGCTTTCGATCCCACAACTATGGAAGCGATTGCTTCGGAAGAGTCGGATGATGTGAAAGAAGAAACAGTCACTGAAGTCTATCAAGCCGGCTATGTTTTTACTGAGAATAATGAGTCTTTTGCGCTAAGGCCCGCAAGAGTGAAAGTAGCAAGGCCGAAATTTTAA
- a CDS encoding ATP-binding protein, with the protein MEPFIRVFPIPKESFFLLGPRGTGKTTFLRQRLPIAQYLDFLDPETFRQYKSRPEILRELVDGNPITKIFVLDEIQKIPEVLSVIHSLIEEKKGIQFILTGSSARKLKQSGVDLLAGRALYFKMHPFTASELGDAFSLEKALDIGLLPLVYFKDDPKEVLRAYLGLYIKEEILAEGLVRNIGSFSRFLEAASFSHGSILNTSNIARECGVERKTVEGYLSVLEDLLLSFTLPVFSKKAKRELVAHRKFYFFDAGVFSQIRPKGPLDSPQDMYGPLLEGLVAQHLRAYIDSTKKDCSLSYWRTRSGVEVDFVLYGENTFKAIEVKNSAKINDADLRGLKSFQEDYPMCETIFLYRGKERLKKGEILCIPVEEFLRELK; encoded by the coding sequence ATGGAACCATTTATTCGAGTATTCCCAATTCCTAAAGAAAGTTTCTTTCTCCTTGGTCCGAGAGGAACGGGAAAAACAACTTTTCTTAGGCAAAGATTACCCATTGCACAATATCTTGATTTCCTAGACCCAGAAACATTTCGCCAATACAAAAGTAGACCAGAAATTCTGAGAGAGCTAGTAGATGGAAATCCTATCACAAAAATATTTGTTTTAGATGAGATTCAAAAAATTCCAGAAGTGCTATCAGTTATCCATTCCCTGATAGAAGAAAAGAAGGGAATTCAATTTATCCTGACAGGCTCTAGTGCCAGAAAATTAAAACAGTCAGGAGTAGACCTACTCGCCGGTCGCGCTTTGTATTTTAAAATGCATCCATTTACAGCTTCGGAATTGGGAGATGCATTTAGCCTGGAAAAGGCATTAGACATAGGTCTTCTTCCCCTTGTATATTTCAAAGACGATCCCAAAGAAGTTTTACGAGCCTATCTAGGACTCTATATTAAAGAAGAAATTCTTGCAGAAGGACTTGTGCGCAACATTGGAAGTTTTTCTAGATTCTTAGAAGCGGCCAGTTTTTCCCACGGAAGTATATTAAATACTTCTAATATTGCAAGAGAATGTGGAGTGGAGCGCAAAACTGTGGAAGGCTATCTTTCTGTTTTAGAAGATTTACTTCTCTCTTTTACACTTCCCGTATTTTCTAAGAAGGCAAAAAGAGAATTAGTAGCCCATAGAAAATTCTATTTTTTCGATGCAGGAGTCTTTTCTCAAATTCGTCCCAAAGGTCCTCTCGACTCACCACAAGATATGTATGGTCCTTTACTCGAAGGATTAGTGGCACAACATCTAAGAGCCTATATTGACTCGACTAAAAAAGATTGTAGTCTTTCTTATTGGCGAACCCGCTCTGGAGTGGAAGTCGATTTTGTTTTGTATGGGGAGAATACATTCAAAGCAATTGAAGTAAAAAACTCAGCAAAGATAAATGACGCCGATTTACGTGGACTAAAAAGCTTCCAGGAAGATTATCCAATGTGCGAGACAATCTTTCTCTACCGGGGAAAGGAACGACTAAAAAAAGGGGAAATTCTTTGTATTCCAGTAGAAGAATTCTTAAGAGAGTTGAAGTGA
- a CDS encoding transglutaminase family protein, with amino-acid sequence MFSYDHSHDELNFSGTNIERNFYELEFARPENKTDIIVELAKKIPWQNPVIDVVEKLSDPTLRLSSRNYVNEIHSERVNFSLKLIAEKGHTNNYNDLEQGIFLLSSMGDPTATYKKFKETLDKLAYRLNELFQLNQIILTDDVKVHLLSRVLYQEEGFNGNQIYYHEPDNSFVTKVLENKLGIPISLSVVYILVGMRLGLPLYGINLPLHFMLYYESNDFTTFVDPFNAGVLIDKQTCIRFLEANGYKDIPEYFSKASTLTILKRMYNNLINIYKKTGPEEMEMMLLKQLTILENKTRFT; translated from the coding sequence ATGTTTTCCTACGACCACTCACACGATGAGTTAAACTTTAGCGGAACCAATATAGAAAGAAATTTCTATGAATTAGAGTTTGCGCGTCCTGAAAACAAAACAGATATTATTGTAGAGCTAGCCAAAAAAATTCCCTGGCAGAATCCTGTAATTGATGTCGTTGAAAAGCTTTCTGATCCAACTCTTCGTCTATCTAGTCGCAATTATGTAAATGAAATTCATTCAGAAAGAGTAAACTTCTCTCTCAAACTAATCGCTGAGAAAGGTCACACGAATAACTACAACGATTTGGAGCAAGGTATATTCTTATTATCCTCAATGGGTGATCCAACCGCAACATATAAAAAGTTTAAAGAAACATTAGATAAGCTTGCTTATCGATTAAATGAACTCTTTCAGCTAAATCAGATTATCCTCACTGATGATGTAAAAGTTCATTTACTCTCCCGTGTTCTCTACCAGGAAGAAGGATTTAATGGAAATCAAATCTACTACCATGAGCCAGACAATTCTTTTGTAACTAAAGTTTTAGAAAACAAATTAGGAATCCCTATTTCTCTTTCTGTTGTTTACATTCTAGTTGGAATGAGACTTGGTCTTCCCCTCTATGGAATTAATCTTCCCCTACACTTCATGCTCTATTATGAGTCAAATGACTTTACAACGTTTGTAGATCCATTTAACGCAGGTGTATTAATCGACAAACAAACCTGTATTCGCTTTCTTGAGGCTAATGGCTACAAAGATATTCCAGAATATTTTTCAAAAGCAAGCACACTTACCATTCTTAAAAGAATGTATAACAACTTGATTAATATATACAAGAAAACAGGTCCCGAAGAAATGGAAATGATGTTATTAAAGCAACTAACCATTTTAGAAAACAAAACTCGTTTTACATAA
- a CDS encoding uracil-DNA glycosylase, producing the protein MKAEKLEKLKQIADVCTKCKLSTTRTKVVFGEGNPEAELLFIGEGPGRQEDITGRPFVGKAGELLTRLIEKAMGVSRSSIYIANIAKCRPTEDLKMEKDRAPDQEEVAACSPYLLQQIEIIQPKVIVTLGNPSTKFLLKTQDGITKLRGVWADYNGIPVMPTYHPSYVIRNGGENSKVQQDVWNDLLKVMNKLNWEPKVKIKWK; encoded by the coding sequence ATGAAAGCAGAAAAATTAGAGAAACTCAAACAAATAGCAGATGTTTGCACAAAATGCAAATTATCCACAACACGAACGAAAGTAGTTTTCGGGGAAGGAAACCCCGAAGCGGAACTTTTATTTATTGGCGAAGGTCCGGGTCGGCAAGAAGATATTACCGGGCGACCCTTTGTCGGAAAAGCAGGAGAGCTATTAACGAGGCTAATCGAAAAAGCTATGGGCGTTTCGCGTTCTTCTATCTATATAGCAAATATAGCGAAGTGTCGTCCTACGGAAGACTTAAAGATGGAAAAAGATAGAGCGCCCGATCAAGAAGAAGTTGCCGCATGCAGTCCTTACCTTTTGCAGCAAATCGAAATTATCCAACCAAAGGTAATTGTTACTCTCGGAAATCCATCTACAAAGTTTTTACTCAAAACGCAAGATGGAATTACAAAACTTCGAGGAGTTTGGGCGGATTACAACGGTATACCCGTTATGCCAACCTATCATCCTAGCTATGTAATTCGAAATGGCGGAGAAAATAGTAAAGTCCAACAGGATGTGTGGAATGATCTATTAAAAGTAATGAATAAATTAAACTGGGAACCAAAAGTTAAAATCAAGTGGAAATAG
- the murJ gene encoding murein biosynthesis integral membrane protein MurJ, with protein MEKKQTSSAAKSLALSFYTFLSRILGLIRDHYMAVSFGTGFVASAFSVAYRLPNMYRNLLAEGTLSQSFMPIYSDASKISEEEARVMSGAMLSFLSFMLLVFVGIFVLFAPYLLPLLVGGTEEYSNLVIELSLILFILIFTASLSSIFIAIANSKQKFFVPSLSPIILNLSYLFVFLVVFRFFDDTLERVKVLSFGIVCGGFFQLVVQALYIKKLNLAPKINFHWKHPAIKKILTLMLPAVVGGGFYQISLLVDIFLANYIQNQNPGLGAVVSLDYSQRLIQLPTGIIGVALATTTLPGLLASLKEDRKDSIPAELADTLCFALYLTIPAALGFIFMGETIVDAIFYGGKWDSKSTASTIQALQFYSVAIPVFSMNKILTSSFYAFKDTKTPLQINMISFSINIGLNLILMNFLKHAGLALSSTVAAYITFTFLFLKMRRHEIHIPIHEILKRLSRILIPITALTLWLVFVEQFLDIKNLLSLREINLAHENIARVKACVGIIPSIVLYFVFSKLAGLHEFDLIFGKILRKLKRKN; from the coding sequence ATAGAAAAAAAACAAACTAGCTCAGCAGCAAAAAGTCTCGCTCTTTCCTTTTATACATTTCTCTCTCGGATACTCGGTCTTATCCGTGATCATTATATGGCAGTGAGTTTTGGAACAGGATTTGTCGCTTCCGCTTTTTCTGTTGCTTATCGGCTTCCAAATATGTATCGGAATCTATTAGCAGAAGGAACTTTATCTCAATCCTTTATGCCAATCTATTCAGATGCAAGTAAGATTAGTGAGGAAGAAGCAAGAGTCATGTCCGGTGCAATGCTTTCTTTTTTAAGTTTTATGCTATTAGTCTTTGTGGGCATATTTGTATTATTCGCACCTTATCTACTTCCGTTACTAGTAGGAGGAACAGAAGAATATTCCAACCTTGTAATCGAACTTTCCCTGATCTTATTTATTTTGATTTTTACTGCAAGCTTATCTTCTATCTTCATAGCCATAGCAAACTCAAAGCAAAAATTTTTCGTTCCCTCTCTATCTCCGATCATTTTAAATCTAAGTTATTTATTTGTATTCCTTGTAGTGTTTCGTTTTTTCGATGATACCTTAGAAAGAGTAAAGGTATTATCTTTTGGAATTGTTTGCGGCGGTTTCTTCCAATTAGTCGTTCAAGCTCTCTACATCAAAAAATTAAATTTGGCGCCTAAAATAAACTTTCATTGGAAACATCCTGCCATTAAGAAGATATTAACATTAATGCTTCCCGCTGTAGTAGGCGGTGGGTTTTATCAGATTAGTCTATTAGTAGATATTTTTCTAGCAAATTATATCCAAAACCAAAACCCGGGGCTTGGAGCTGTGGTTAGTCTCGATTATTCGCAAAGACTCATCCAACTACCAACAGGAATAATAGGAGTAGCACTTGCGACTACTACTTTGCCAGGTCTACTTGCAAGCCTGAAAGAAGATCGCAAAGATTCGATACCAGCAGAGCTAGCAGATACTCTTTGTTTTGCGCTTTATCTCACAATTCCTGCTGCACTCGGTTTTATATTCATGGGAGAAACAATCGTAGACGCAATATTTTATGGTGGCAAATGGGATAGTAAATCTACAGCATCTACCATTCAAGCTTTGCAATTTTATTCGGTTGCCATTCCTGTTTTTAGTATGAATAAAATCTTAACTTCTTCTTTTTATGCATTTAAGGACACAAAGACACCGCTACAAATCAATATGATTTCATTTAGTATAAACATTGGGCTCAATTTGATTTTGATGAATTTTCTAAAACATGCAGGGCTTGCTCTTTCTTCTACAGTAGCGGCATACATCACGTTTACCTTTCTATTTCTAAAAATGAGAAGACATGAGATTCATATTCCGATTCACGAAATTCTAAAACGTCTTTCTAGAATTCTAATTCCAATTACAGCACTCACTCTCTGGCTTGTGTTCGTAGAGCAATTCTTAGATATAAAAAATCTATTGTCTCTACGAGAAATCAATCTTGCCCATGAAAATATTGCTAGAGTAAAAGCCTGTGTTGGAATCATTCCTTCTATTGTTCTCTACTTTGTATTTTCAAAACTGGCAGGACTTCATGAGTTTGATTTAATCTTTGGAAAAATACTTAGAAAGTTGAAGAGGAAGAATTAG
- a CDS encoding DUF420 domain-containing protein, which yields MNLYLINTGMTISVICFYIGYFFRKSNNPLHRKINIAGVVINLITAIFLLTHKYLMNGIEAAGIFPTVPPTIILIHRFFAAVSLVLMLTMAYTGITRKAETHKKLHFIFLPLYTIVFISGLFIFETRN from the coding sequence ATGAACTTATACCTAATCAATACAGGCATGACTATATCTGTTATTTGTTTTTATATTGGGTATTTTTTTAGAAAATCAAACAACCCACTTCATCGCAAAATAAATATCGCAGGAGTGGTTATTAATCTAATAACCGCAATTTTCTTATTAACCCATAAATATTTAATGAACGGAATCGAAGCAGCAGGAATTTTTCCAACTGTTCCACCTACAATTATTTTAATTCACCGATTCTTTGCGGCGGTGAGTTTGGTATTAATGCTTACCATGGCATACACAGGAATTACAAGAAAAGCAGAAACTCATAAAAAACTGCACTTTATATTTCTACCTCTTTACACTATCGTATTCATATCTGGACTTTTTATTTTTGAAACAAGGAATTAA
- the hrcA gene encoding heat-inducible transcription repressor HrcA, whose translation MEMTPRHRMILKVLIDDFVSDNKPVGSKTLSERHDIGLSPATVRNVFRDLEDGGYINSRHHSGGRVPTERGYRIYVDNLISLYELSLKEKQRIQEEYLKNEFKLEQILAVTCKVLSLLSCSAGVVLAPKKNFDTLKHLELIHVNGAEVLMILVTRSGVVLHHKLFFEDHVSQESLYQISRFLQDHIKGYDLDEIFNLFPLLLQRKDAPEDFYKIADVLQSAFVYDMTDNVDLYVDGLQNLCANFKDDDSDMLESVFSLLDDKKLLKEFFTKYIATDGVSTFIGETNSEHLRGVSIVATSYRMGEKRIGSLGIIGPQRMNYTRALPLVDFTSKIVSEMITKISK comes from the coding sequence ATGGAGATGACACCAAGACATAGAATGATATTGAAAGTCTTAATTGACGACTTTGTTTCAGATAATAAACCTGTTGGCTCGAAGACACTTTCTGAAAGACATGATATCGGATTATCACCTGCTACCGTTCGAAATGTATTTCGTGACCTAGAAGATGGGGGATATATCAACTCACGCCATCATTCGGGTGGGCGAGTGCCTACAGAGCGTGGATATCGCATTTACGTAGACAATTTGATTTCTCTTTATGAGCTCAGTTTAAAAGAAAAACAACGCATTCAGGAAGAGTATTTAAAAAACGAATTCAAGTTAGAGCAGATACTTGCTGTAACCTGCAAAGTGCTTTCTCTATTGTCTTGTAGTGCAGGCGTTGTTTTAGCTCCTAAGAAAAATTTCGATACTCTAAAACACTTAGAACTGATTCATGTAAATGGCGCTGAAGTTTTAATGATACTTGTTACTCGGTCTGGCGTTGTATTACATCATAAATTATTTTTCGAAGACCATGTATCGCAAGAGTCTTTGTATCAAATCTCTCGTTTCCTGCAAGACCATATCAAAGGCTATGATTTAGATGAAATTTTCAATCTCTTCCCTCTTCTTTTACAAAGAAAAGATGCTCCGGAAGATTTTTACAAAATTGCGGATGTATTACAATCTGCTTTTGTTTATGACATGACGGATAACGTTGATTTATATGTCGATGGCTTACAAAACTTATGCGCTAACTTTAAAGATGATGATTCGGATATGCTAGAATCAGTTTTTTCTTTACTCGATGATAAGAAATTACTAAAAGAATTTTTTACAAAATACATTGCTACCGATGGAGTATCCACTTTCATCGGAGAAACAAACAGCGAACATTTGAGAGGAGTATCGATAGTAGCCACAAGCTACCGAATGGGCGAAAAAAGAATTGGCTCTTTAGGAATTATTGGACCACAGAGGATGAATTATACACGTGCTTTACCACTCGTGGATTTTACATCCAAAATTGTTTCAGAAATGATAACAAAAATAAGCAAATAG
- a CDS encoding adenylate/guanylate cyclase domain-containing protein: protein MADIRHIIRSRSEERLRNLIEERVKPGSNKADIDKRIWNLFGENWAIIFTDLSGFSRNTKEFGIIHFLQIIFESERILLPIIYEHNGLLIKAEGDSLMLIFRTVQDALECSIKMQKTLKAYNTDKPEHEKVLLCVGIGYGKILRIGDADIFGEEVNAASKLGEDTAKREEILLTKSALAELGDKHSYKVNPLNIDGQWVEGFKLEY from the coding sequence ATGGCAGACATAAGACATATTATCCGCAGTCGATCAGAAGAAAGACTTAGAAACTTAATTGAAGAAAGAGTAAAACCCGGTTCAAATAAAGCAGACATTGATAAAAGAATCTGGAACCTCTTCGGAGAAAACTGGGCAATTATTTTTACAGACCTATCTGGTTTTTCTCGTAACACAAAAGAATTTGGAATCATTCATTTCCTTCAAATCATTTTTGAATCAGAGCGCATTTTGCTCCCAATCATTTATGAGCATAATGGACTTCTCATCAAAGCAGAAGGCGACAGTCTAATGCTTATTTTCCGCACAGTCCAGGATGCCCTTGAATGCTCTATCAAAATGCAGAAGACTCTTAAAGCGTATAATACCGATAAGCCCGAACACGAAAAAGTCCTACTCTGCGTCGGCATTGGTTACGGTAAAATCTTACGCATTGGTGATGCTGATATATTCGGCGAAGAAGTCAATGCAGCTAGTAAGCTCGGGGAAGACACCGCAAAACGAGAAGAAATTTTACTAACAAAGTCCGCTCTTGCCGAGCTAGGCGATAAGCACAGCTATAAAGTAAATCCTCTTAACATTGATGGTCAATGGGTCGAGGGATTTAAGTTAGAGTATTAG
- a CDS encoding phosphoenolpyruvate carboxylase, translating to MQKEKKIDKVQSDLHFLMSCFKEVLIELKEDDLAASLPWIEGNKISSYFETEESNLPLRASQALSISFQLLNMVEENAATQFRRSVEIESGIDFIVGSWGEHIKRLREHGLGGIEISKTFSEVHVQPVLTAHPTEAKRATVLDQHRELYLLLVKRENPIWTPAEKENLRNEIKLCLERLWRTGEIYLQKPDINSERKNIIHYLKNVFPSAIILQDKKLKQAWLENSFDPTLINRIEKLPRISFGNWVGGDRDGHPLVTATVTKETLLELRETALNLIHTQLLHLASRLSLSENLHSVPRRLLQYISEWTVILGEVGKRCISRNPNEPWRQFVNILLARTPISSKENSENEFTYLDHFTLLKDIALLRDSLLEVDAFRIVEYDIFSLERIVQTFGFHLASLDIRQNSEFHDKALAGLMKASGSKNIYFSDWNEFERLQFLNSELESARPFLGPGMPLEGEAQAVRDCYLVIGEYVKKYGTSGIGSLIVSMTRKLSDLLVVYLFAREAGLVMNTTEGLVCLLPVVPLFETIEDLEKCAPIINEFLSHPMTKLSLAYQSFPDGIPTQQVMLGYSDSNKDGGIIASQWYLYKAQMEIDEIGRKHGVKINFFHGRGGSISRGGGKTHHFLDALPHPTLTGNIRSTIQGESIAQQFANLINATYNLELLVSGVTGVSQRHRIIKKTPVHLENLVQGLAEKSRKVYESLVRSEGFMIFYSQATPIDALENSRIGSRPARRTGKRSLKDLRAIPWVFSWNQSRFFLPGWFGVGSALADLQKKSPDSFSILQKEIITWPFFRYLMMNVETNVYNADKEIMLLYGQLVDDEHVREKYLNQIITEYDKTKEMLSILFESTTETRRPRMFKTLFLRSSGLKSLHLMQINLLKEWRERLHEHNVASADNLLIELLLSINAIASGLRTTG from the coding sequence ATGCAAAAAGAAAAGAAAATAGATAAAGTCCAAAGCGATTTACACTTTTTAATGTCTTGTTTCAAAGAAGTTTTGATTGAATTAAAAGAAGATGACCTAGCAGCAAGCTTGCCTTGGATCGAAGGAAATAAGATTTCCTCCTATTTTGAAACGGAAGAGTCAAACCTACCTTTGCGAGCATCACAGGCATTATCAATTTCTTTCCAACTTCTAAACATGGTAGAGGAAAATGCTGCTACTCAATTTAGAAGATCTGTAGAAATCGAAAGTGGAATTGATTTTATAGTTGGCTCTTGGGGAGAGCATATCAAAAGACTGCGTGAGCATGGGCTCGGCGGAATTGAAATTTCAAAGACCTTTTCGGAAGTGCATGTGCAACCAGTTTTAACGGCTCACCCTACCGAAGCAAAACGAGCTACAGTTCTAGACCAACACCGAGAACTATACCTACTTCTAGTCAAACGAGAAAATCCAATTTGGACTCCAGCCGAAAAAGAAAATCTTAGAAATGAAATTAAACTCTGCTTAGAAAGACTTTGGCGTACAGGTGAAATTTACTTACAAAAACCAGACATCAATTCAGAAAGAAAAAATATTATCCATTATCTAAAAAATGTATTTCCTAGTGCGATTATTTTGCAGGATAAAAAATTAAAACAAGCCTGGTTAGAAAACTCCTTTGATCCAACTCTTATCAATCGAATTGAAAAATTACCGCGAATTAGTTTTGGGAATTGGGTAGGCGGAGACAGAGATGGACATCCATTAGTAACCGCTACTGTTACAAAAGAAACACTCTTAGAATTGCGTGAAACAGCTCTTAACCTCATTCACACTCAGCTTTTACACCTTGCATCTCGTCTCAGTCTTTCAGAGAATTTACATTCTGTTCCAAGAAGACTCTTGCAGTATATATCAGAATGGACTGTAATATTAGGCGAAGTGGGGAAAAGATGTATTAGCCGTAATCCAAACGAACCCTGGCGACAATTTGTAAATATTCTATTAGCTAGAACTCCAATCTCTTCTAAAGAAAATTCAGAAAATGAATTTACTTACCTGGATCACTTTACTTTATTAAAAGACATTGCCCTGTTGCGAGATTCTCTTTTAGAAGTAGATGCATTTCGAATTGTGGAATATGATATTTTTTCGCTAGAAAGAATTGTGCAAACATTTGGCTTTCATTTAGCATCACTAGATATAAGACAAAACAGTGAATTCCATGACAAAGCACTTGCTGGACTTATGAAAGCTTCAGGTAGTAAAAATATTTATTTCTCTGACTGGAATGAGTTTGAGCGTTTACAGTTTCTAAATTCAGAATTGGAATCTGCTCGCCCATTCCTTGGTCCCGGGATGCCACTGGAAGGAGAAGCGCAAGCGGTAAGAGACTGTTATCTGGTAATTGGAGAATATGTAAAAAAATACGGAACTTCTGGAATTGGCTCGCTTATAGTTAGTATGACAAGAAAGCTCTCGGATCTACTCGTTGTTTACCTCTTCGCTAGAGAAGCAGGGCTCGTTATGAACACTACAGAAGGACTTGTTTGCCTTTTGCCAGTAGTTCCGCTATTTGAAACCATCGAAGATTTAGAAAAATGCGCACCGATTATAAATGAATTTTTATCTCATCCCATGACAAAGCTAAGCCTAGCCTATCAATCTTTTCCCGATGGAATTCCTACCCAACAAGTAATGCTAGGATATAGTGATAGCAATAAAGACGGCGGAATAATAGCAAGTCAATGGTATCTTTACAAAGCACAAATGGAAATTGACGAAATAGGAAGAAAACACGGAGTGAAGATTAATTTCTTTCATGGGCGAGGCGGGAGTATTAGCCGCGGTGGAGGAAAGACTCATCATTTTCTAGATGCGCTTCCTCATCCAACACTAACGGGTAATATCCGTTCAACGATACAAGGCGAAAGCATTGCGCAACAATTTGCAAACTTAATCAATGCTACTTATAATTTGGAATTATTAGTTTCCGGTGTAACGGGTGTTAGCCAACGGCACCGGATAATCAAGAAAACCCCCGTTCATCTAGAAAACTTAGTTCAAGGTCTAGCTGAGAAAAGTCGCAAGGTATATGAAAGCTTAGTTCGATCAGAAGGTTTTATGATTTTTTATAGTCAGGCTACTCCAATTGATGCATTAGAAAATAGTCGAATTGGATCTAGACCAGCGCGTAGAACAGGCAAACGTTCTTTAAAAGATTTGCGAGCAATACCCTGGGTATTTAGCTGGAATCAATCCCGCTTCTTTTTGCCTGGCTGGTTTGGTGTAGGCAGTGCGTTAGCCGACTTACAAAAGAAATCTCCTGATTCATTTTCCATTTTGCAAAAAGAAATTATTACATGGCCTTTCTTTCGATACTTGATGATGAATGTTGAGACAAATGTGTATAATGCGGACAAGGAAATCATGCTATTATACGGTCAACTTGTAGACGATGAGCATGTGCGAGAAAAATACCTAAATCAAATTATTACTGAATACGATAAAACAAAAGAAATGCTATCGATTCTTTTTGAATCAACTACAGAAACAAGAAGACCAAGAATGTTCAAAACTTTATTCCTTAGAAGTTCCGGCTTAAAGAGCTTACATTTAATGCAGATAAATCTTTTAAAGGAATGGAGAGAAAGGTTGCACGAACATAACGTAGCATCTGCTGATAATCTTTTGATTGAATTATTACTATCAATTAATGCTATTGCCAGTGGGCTTAGAACAACCGGTTAA
- a CDS encoding transketolase produces MNNQELKNKAREIREEVIKMVTAAKSGHPGGPLGLADIYSALYFKILKHDPKNPNWEERDRLILSNGHVCAVRYASMALSGYFPVAELSTFRNIKSRLQGHPSITYMDGLETSSGSLGQGLSIATGIALGLRHQKKTNRIYACISDGECGEGMTWEAAQSAVHYKLDNLIAFMDRNFIQIDGNTEDVMRLEPLPQKFRTFGWNVIEADGHNMEEILSSFEKAQTHKGSPTLIVFRTIIGKGVSFMENKAEWHGTPPNADQAKQALEELAKT; encoded by the coding sequence ATGAACAACCAGGAATTAAAAAACAAAGCAAGAGAAATCAGAGAAGAAGTTATCAAGATGGTAACAGCGGCTAAGTCCGGTCATCCAGGAGGACCACTTGGTCTTGCAGATATTTATTCTGCTTTGTATTTTAAAATTCTAAAGCACGATCCGAAAAATCCAAATTGGGAAGAAAGAGACAGACTAATTCTTTCGAATGGACATGTATGTGCCGTGCGTTATGCGTCAATGGCTCTTAGCGGTTACTTTCCAGTAGCCGAACTTTCTACATTTAGAAATATAAAGAGTCGTTTACAGGGACATCCTTCCATTACTTATATGGATGGACTGGAAACATCTAGTGGCTCACTCGGTCAAGGGCTTTCGATTGCAACTGGAATTGCACTTGGTCTTCGTCATCAAAAGAAAACAAATCGAATCTATGCTTGCATCTCTGATGGAGAGTGTGGAGAGGGAATGACCTGGGAAGCCGCTCAATCAGCAGTTCATTACAAATTGGATAATCTTATCGCCTTCATGGACAGAAATTTCATTCAGATTGACGGGAACACGGAAGATGTTATGCGCCTCGAGCCACTACCACAAAAGTTTCGCACCTTCGGTTGGAATGTAATTGAAGCAGATGGCCACAATATGGAGGAGATTCTTTCCTCTTTCGAAAAGGCACAAACCCACAAAGGCTCTCCTACTCTCATCGTATTTAGAACCATAATAGGAAAAGGTGTATCCTTCATGGAAAATAAGGCAGAATGGCATGGAACTCCTCCGAATGCAGACCAAGCTAAGCAAGCTCTAGAAGAACTAGCCAAGACCTAA